A window of Metabacillus sp. B2-18 contains these coding sequences:
- the ylqF gene encoding ribosome biogenesis GTPase YlqF, translating into MTIQWFPGHMAKARRQVTEKIKLIDIVFELVDARIPMSSRNPMIDEIVSSKPRIVLLNKADKADDSITKQWIEYFKEQDIPAIAIDAQSGTGLKQITALSKVLLKEKFDKMAAKGIKPRAIRALIIGIPNVGKSTLINRLAKRNITKTGDRPGVTTAQQWVKVGNELELLDTPGILWPKFEDQLVGQKLATTGAIKDAILNLQEVTVFALNFMKEHYPKRLLERYNLNEIPEEIVPLFDEIGKKRGCMVSGGYIDYDKTSELILREIRTDKLGKLSFEIPADFQDE; encoded by the coding sequence ATGACGATACAATGGTTTCCAGGTCATATGGCAAAAGCGAGAAGACAGGTTACTGAAAAGATAAAACTTATTGACATTGTTTTTGAACTTGTAGATGCGAGAATTCCTATGTCTTCTAGAAATCCGATGATAGATGAAATTGTTTCATCTAAACCAAGAATAGTACTCTTGAACAAAGCTGACAAAGCTGATGATTCAATTACTAAGCAATGGATTGAATATTTTAAAGAACAAGATATACCCGCCATTGCTATAGACGCTCAATCTGGAACAGGATTAAAACAAATCACTGCATTGTCAAAAGTTCTTCTTAAAGAGAAATTTGATAAAATGGCTGCGAAGGGAATTAAACCTCGTGCCATACGTGCATTGATTATTGGTATCCCGAATGTTGGGAAATCCACTCTTATTAATAGACTCGCTAAAAGAAATATTACAAAAACTGGAGATCGTCCGGGAGTAACGACGGCACAACAATGGGTAAAGGTTGGAAATGAGCTAGAGCTTTTAGACACACCTGGTATCCTTTGGCCGAAGTTTGAAGATCAATTAGTAGGTCAAAAACTTGCAACAACAGGAGCAATCAAGGATGCTATTTTGAATCTGCAAGAAGTCACTGTTTTTGCATTAAACTTTATGAAAGAACATTATCCTAAAAGATTGTTAGAGCGCTATAATCTTAATGAAATTCCTGAAGAAATAGTCCCGCTATTTGATGAGATCGGGAAGAAACGGGGCTGTATGGTATCCGGGGGCTATATTGATTACGATAAAACATCTGAATTAATTTTAAGGGAAATAAGAACAGATAAGTTAGGGAAATTATCTTTTGAAATTCCTGCTGATTTTCAAGATGAATAA